The Flavobacterium sp. 102 genomic interval ACCAATAATTACTTTACCCGAATCGGGAAGCATAGTTTTGGTCAATATGTTTAAGAAAGTCGATTTTCCGGTACCGTTTTTACCAATAATTCCAATGCGTTCGCCACGTTGGAAATCATAAGTAAAGTTGTCTAATATGGTTTTCTCCTTGAATTTTTTATTCAGTTTGTACAGTTCGATAATCTTGCTGCCCATACGTTCCATGTTGATTTCGAGTTCAACTACGTTTTCCTTACGACGACTTTCTGCTTTTTCCTTAATTACGTAAAAATCATCTTGGCGCGATTTTGATTTGGTCGTTCTCGCTTTGGGTTGGCGTCGCATCCATGCCAATTCTTTTACAAAAAGGTTTTGTGCTTTGTCAATACTCGAGTTTTCCATAGCGATTCGCTCTTCTTTTTTCTGCAAATAATAAGAGTAATTGCCTTTGTATTGGTATAATTTTCCGTTGTCGAGTTCGATGATTTCGTTACAAACGCGTTCCAAAAAGAAGCGGTCGTGCGTTACCATAAACAATGTGATGTTTTCTTTGGCAAAATAACTTTCCAGCCATTCAATCATTTCTAAATCCAAGTGATTCGTTGGTTCGTCCAAAATCAATAAATCCGGACGATTGATTAGAATAATTGCGAGAGACAAACGCTTTTTTTGTCCACCGGAAAGACTTTTTACTTTCAGTTTTAAATCGTCTAACTTTAGTTTGGATAAAATTTGCTTGAATTGCGTTTCAAAATCCCAAGCGTTGTGGCGGTCCATTTCGTCGAAAGCCAATTGGTATTTTTCCTCGTCTTCCGGGTTTTCCAACGCTTTTTCGTATTGTTCAATCACATGCAAAATTTCGTTATCCGAAGCGAAAATACTTTCCTCAATCGTCAATTCGTCTTGCAGATTGTTGTTCTGAGAAAGAAATGCCATTTTGATTCCTTTGCGAATGATAATCTGACCGGTATCCGGCTCGTCATCGCCATTAATCATTTTCATAATCTGGGTTTTCCCCGAACCGTTTTTGGCAATAAAGGCGATTTTTTGGTCTTTGTTGATACCAAAGGAAAGGTTAGCAAACAACGTTCTTTCGCCAAAGGATTTCGATATATTTTCTACTGAAAGGTAATTCACTTTTGAGGTATGAGTTATAAATTAGGAGTTATGTGTTAAATGAAAACCATAACTTTTCGGCAAAAGTAACTCAAATTTCTAACAATCTAAAGGCGTAGCCGTATCTAATAATCTAACAATCTATTATATTTGCCCAATGCAACTATCCGTCATCATCCTTAATTATAATGTGCGTTACTTTTTAGAGCAATGCGTTTTAAGTGTGCAAAAAGCTATTCAGAATTTAGACGCAGAAATTATCGTCATCGATAACCATTCTTCGGATGACAGTTGCGCCATGATGAAACAACGTTTTCCACATATAAAACTCATCGAAAACAAAGAAAACTCTGGCTTCCCAAAAGGAAACAACATTGCCGTTAGAGAAGCCAAAGGCGATTATTTGTGTATTTTGAATCCGGACACCGTTGTTGCAGAGGACACCTTTGAAAAGATACTTAATACTCAATACTGGCAACTGAACACTGGTATCATTGGTTGCAAATTAATCGACGGTACCGGAAACTTTTTAGCCGAAAGTAAACGCGGTATTCCAACACCTTGGGTTGCTTTTACCAAGATTTTCGGGTTGTATAAAATGTTTCCGAAATCGACTTTGTTCAATAAATATTACGCCCAACATTTAGCCGAAAACCAAACCGGAAAAGTGGACATTCTTGTGGGTGCTTTTATGATAATGAAGCGCGAATTGTACAACCAATTAGAAGGTTTTGACGAAAATTGCTTTATGTATGCCGACGATATTGATTTATCGTATCGTGCTTTGTTGTTGCAAAAACAGAACTACTATTTTCACGAAACGACAGTCATTCATTACAAAGGGGAAAGTACGGTGAAAGATGCAACTTATATGAAGCATTTCAGAGAGTTTATGAATTTCTTTTACCAAAAGCATTTCAAACGCTCGGTATTTTTCAATCTCATGGCGCGTTTCGGAGCCTTTTATTTTTCGATAGTAAAAGTTTTTAAAGGAAAATCGAAGCCTAAAGTCAAACCCGCTCAATACATTTTAGTTTCTGATAATGAAGCGTTAAAAGAAAAATTAGTCCTAAAATTGCAAAAAAGTGTTGAAAGAATACCATTAGAAAACGGGAAAATAGTAATTTCGCAAACGATTTCGAAGGCAAAAAATACAGAGGTGATTTTGGATACCAACTATTTAGGTTTTAAAAAAGCCATTGTCTTTTTGGAAGAAAACAAAATCAAGTCGCTTACTTTTAAATTGTTACCAGTCGAAAGTAGCTTTATTATCGGAAGTAATAGCAGCGACGATAGAGGAGAAGTGATTATAATTTGAGAATAAAACACAAATCGTTTTGTAGTAAAAAATTATAGAATTAAAGTTAAAACCTAATTTGTTTTATTAATTTTGCAAACGAAACAACAAAATACAACTTTAGATTATCAATATGGCAAAGTTTGAATTGAAATTACCCAAAATGGGAGAAAGCGTTGCAGAAGCAACCATTACCAATTGGTTGAAAAACGTAGGTGAAAAAATCGACGCTGATGAAGCCGTATTGGAAATCGCTACCGATAAAGTAGATAGCGAAGTGCCAAGCGAAGTTTCGGGTATTTTAACCGAAATTTTATTCCAGGTAAATGATGTGGTAAAAGTAGGGCAAACTATTGCTGTCATTGAAACCGAAGGTGGAAGCGTTGCCGTTACGCCGGTTGCTCAAGAAATGGTTTCACCTGTTGCTGAAGTTTCTAAAACTGTTGAAGTCGCTGTAGCCAATGCTGCTCCGGCCGATTTTAAATCGTCTGATAAATTTTTCTCGCCATTGGTGAAAAACATTGCGACAGCGGAAGGAATTTCTGTTGCCGAATTGGAAAACATTGCCGGTTCCGGAAAAGACGGACGCGTAACCAAAGAAGACATCTTAAAATATATAGGCAATAGGCAAAAGCCATTAGCCACTAGTCAAATAGTTCAGCCAACAATCAACAACCAACAACCGACAACTCAAGCCGTTCCGGTTTCTGTAAACGGCGGTGATGAAATTGTGGAAATGGACAGAATGCGCAAGCTGATTTCCGGTTATATGGTCGCTTCCGTGCAAACATCAGCGCACGTACAATCGTTTATCGAAGTGGATGTGACCAATATCGTAAAATGGAGAGACCGCGTTAAAAATGCTTTCGAAAAACGTGAAGGAGAAAAGTTAACTTTTACGCCAATCTTTATGGAAGCGGTGGCGAAAGCGTTGAAAGATTTTCCGGGTATGAATATTTCAGTAGACGGTGATTTTATTATCAAAAGAAAAAATATCAATCTTGGTATGGCCGCTGCGTTGCCTAACGGAAACTTGATAGTTCCGGTAATTAAAAATGCTGACCAATTGAACTTGGTAGGCATGGCCAAAGCCGTAAACGATTTAGGAAACCGAGCTAAAGCCGGAAAACTAAAACCGGACGATACACAAGGCGGAACTTATACGGTAACGAATGTGGGAACTTTTGGTTCAGTATTTGGAACACCGATTATCAACCAACCACAAGTGGGAATCTTAGCTTTAGGCGCGATTAGAAAAGTACCAGCCGTTATCGAAACTCCGGAAGGTGATTTTATCGGCATTCGCCAAAAAATGTTTTTGTCGCACAGTTATGACCACAGAGTTGTAGATGGCGCATTAGGTGGAAGTTTTGTAAAACGAGTAGCTGAATATTTAGAGGCATTTGATGCAAATAGAGAATATTAGAAATTTTAATGTGGTAATACAAAAACCTTTCAAGTGTTTATTTGAAAGGTTTTTTAGTTAAAACTCAAACTGAATCGGGCCACCTTAAATACTTAAATTAAAGTTATTATTAAACCTGTAAATGTGTAAGTTTTAATAGAAGTTGTGTAATAATTTTAGATTACAGCAATTGTACATTTGTTAGTAAAAAATTAATCTAAAATTATCATGAAAAAACTAACTAGCTGTGTACTTTGTTTATTTACATTTTGTATTTCATTGGCGCAAGAAGTAAAGACTACAATTGTGGTTGATTCTGCTCAAGTAAAAATCGAATCGAGCAAAGCTAACATCAACGAAAAAAAATCTCAACTTAAATCGGACATTCAAGATCAAAAGAAAATCAGTAGAGAACAGAAAAAAATTGATAATAGAGCCACCGACGAGCGAAGAGAATTAGCCAAAGCTCAAAAAAAACTTAAAAAAGAGCAAAAGCAAATTCAAAAAGAAAACAGAGCGATTTCCAAAAATAATGATAAACGAAACGACGCTAAAAAAAGAGAAATTAAGCTAAATCAAAGATTAGTTAATGCCAATAAAGATTTATTTAAACTTCAAGAAAAATTTGAACAGAAAAAAAGTGAGGGGAATTTGTCAGCAGTAGAAAATAGCAAGTTTGAAGTAAAAATTACCAAAAAACAACTTGAAGTTAGAAAAATAGAAGAAGAGATTTCAAATTTAAAAAAGTATTAATTTAATCGGACTTTTATTATATCAACCTAAATGTTAATCGTAAGGATTTAAATAAAAGACGGATTTACTGATTAATAAATTTGAGGCACAAAAATAGTTCTAAATTCAAATAATTATAAATCAACCCTTTTCTTTTTCGAAAGGGTTTTTTTATGGTCAAATCATAAATCTTTATTAAAATATCGATAAACGGTAACTTCAATATTTTATATTTGTGAGCATAAATTTTTATAATGGAATTAAAACTCAACAGACCTATTTGCTTCTTCGATCTTGAAACTACCGGAATTGACGTGGCTAGAGACAGAATCGTCGAAATTTCAATCTTCAAAGTTTTCCCAAACGGAAACAAAGAAAGCAAAACTTGGTTAGTGAATCCAACCATTCCAATTCCACCGCAATCTACCGCAATTCATGGTATTTCTAATGAGAAAGTAGCCAATGAACCAACGTTCAAAGAATTAGCCAATCAAGTTCACAACATGATTAAAGACTCTGATTTGGCCGGATTTAATTCGGATCGATTCGATATTCCGTTGTTGGCAGAAGAACTTTTGCGTGCCGAAGTTGATTTTGATATGAAAAACCGAGTGTCCGTTGATGTACAAACCATTTTTCACAAAAAAGAAGAAAGAACGTTGAGTGCAGCTTATAAGTTTTATTGCAACGGAAGTCTTGAAAATGCGCACAGTGCCGAAGCAGATACCATGGCAACTTACGAAATTCTAAAAGCACAATTAGATCGTTACGAAGATTTAGAAAACGATATGAAAACCCTTTCTGAATACACCACCCGTAAAAAATCAGTTGACTTTGCTGGTTTTATTGCGTTAAATACTGAAGGTCAGGAGATATTTACATTTGGCAAACACAAAGGTGCTTTAGTCGATGAGGTTTTGGATAAAGAACCGGGTTATTTCGGTTGGATACAAAACGCTGAATTTCCATTGTATACTAAAAAGGTATTAACCGGAATTAAATTAAGAAAGTTGAACACAAAATAGTTCTCCGTTGTCAGTTCTCGGTTAAAAGCAACAGAAAACAGACATCAGACAACAGATAACAAAAATGAAAATAATCTGCATCGGAAGAAATTACGCCAACCACATCGAAGAACTCAACAACGAGCGTCCCGATGAACCGGTGATATTTTTAAAACCTGATACGGCAGTTATACCCAATAAATCGCCCTTTGTGATACCGGAATTTAGTAATGAAATTCACCATGAAGTAGAGGTTTTAGTCAAAATCAATAAAGTAGGCAAATACATTGAGGCTAAGTTCGCTCACAAGTACTATGATGAGATTGGTTTAGGAATTGATTTTACCGCGCGAGATGTTCAGAACAAGCTGAAAGAGAAAGGTTTACCTTGGGAAAAAGCAAAAGGATTTGACGGTTCAGCGATGATTGGTGCCTTTTTACCGATAAATAATTTTAATTCGGTGGAAAATATTACTTTTGAGTTGACTAACAACGGAAAAACCGTTCAAAAAGGAAATACCAGCCACATGTTGTGGAAAATCGATGAAATCATTTCTCATATTTCACAGTATTTTACCTTGAAAAAAGGAGATATTATATTTACAGGAACTCCCGAAGGAGTGAGCAAAGTCGCTCCAAACGACGTTCTTGAAGGATTTATAGAAAACAAAAAACTACTAAGATTACACATAAAATAATGGCAATAAACTACAACCTAGCGAAAGTTTACGCACTTTCAGACAACGATCCGGAGTTTGTGATGCAAATCATTGACTTATTCGTTACCGAAGTACCGGAAGATATGAAGTATATCGAAACCGGCATCAAAGAAAAAGACCACAAACAAGCTTATGCTTACGCGCACAAGATAAAACCAACGCTTGATTTATTGGGAATGTCTGTAGCATTTGAAGAAATACTTCAAGTAGAAGCTTGGACTAAAAGAGAAGGAAAACGCAAAGAAATCAACGATACTTTTGCCAGTATTCAAAGTCAAGTAGACAAAGCAATCAAAGAAATCAAAAAAGATTTCGAACTTTAAAAATTAAAAGCGACTCGAGCGATAGTGAACTGGCGAAGCAATGGTTCGGGAATTATCAGTTATGGCAGTTCCCGCTTTTCGTTAAACATGGTATCACTTCAATCGGGGCTAATTAGTTATCGGTTAGTTTCTTTATAAACTAAACATGCAACCTCACCTTAGTGCCTCAGAACCTTAGAACCTCAAAAGAATGATCGCATCCATAGTCACCATAGGCGACGAAATACTCATCGGGCAAATTGTCGACACCAATTCGGGTTACATCGCCAAAGCCTTAGATAAAATCGGAGTGCAAACCCATGAAATGCTTTCCATTTCCGATGACAAACAGCACATCTTAGACACTTTTACAGCTTTGCAAGATAAAGTCGACTTGATCATAATAACCGGCGGCTTAGGGCCAACCAAAGACGATATTACTAAACTGACTTTCTGTGAGTATTTCGAAGACACTTTTGTTAGGAATCAAGAAGTTGAAGACCATATTGTAGCGTTGTTTGCCAAATTGAATTTTAATCCGACACAAGTCAACAAAGACCAAGCGTTATTGCCTTCCAAAGCGCAAGTTTTGAAAAATAATTACGGTACCGCTGCGGGAATGTGGATGAAAAAAGGCAAAACTGTTTTTGTCTCGATGCCCGGCGTTCCTTATGAAATGAAAGGCATAGTTAACGAAGAATTAATTCCGAAAATAGTAGCCGAATTCAAAAGACCATACATTGTTCACAAGACCATTTTAACCTACGGACAAGGCGAAAGTTTAGTCGCTGAACGCATTGAAAATTGGGAAAACAACTTGCCTGAATTTATCAAATTGGCATATTTGCCCAATCCGGGAAGAGTGCGTTTGAGATTAACTGCTCGAGGAGAAAACAAAGCAATTTTAGAAAAAGCTGTTCAAGAAAATGTAAACGCTTTAACCAAAATCATCGGTGATATAATCGTCGGTTTTGATGATGATGAAACAATAGAAGTAATCATCGGTAGAATGCTTGCAGCACAAGGTAAAACCATTGCCACGGCTGAAAGTTGTACTGGTGGAAAAATAGCCCAAATGTTGTCTTCGGTAGCCGGAGCTTCGCATTATTTCCGAGGAAGCGTTGTCAGTTATTCCAAAGAAACCAAAATAAATGTTCTCGGTGTTGAGGTTGAGTTAATTAATCAACATGATGTTGTTAGTGCAGAAGTGGCGAAGGCGATGGCGCTGAATATTCAAAAAATGATGAAAACCGACTACGCTTTGGCCACAACAGGTAACGCGGGACCAACTTCTGAAGCGGGAAAAGCGGAAGTTGGTGTCGTTTTTATTGCTTTGGCTACGCCAAATGAAGTATTGGTTGCTGAGTTTAATTTTGGGCAACCTCGTGAAAAAGTGATAGATAGAACGGCAAATAAAGCGTTGGAAATATTGCAGAAAGAAATTTTAAAAAATCTGCCATAATTTTTTTGTTACTACAATATATTTTGCGTAAGTTTGCACCCTGATTTTGAATAACGATAAAAGAAAAGCATAATGTCAAGAGTTTGTGACCTTACAGGTAAAAGAGCGATGGTAGGAAATAACGTTTCTCACGCTATGAACAAAACTAAGAGAAAATTTTCTGTTAACTTAGTTAAAAAACGTTTCTATCTTGCTGAAGAAGACAGATGGATTACGTTGAGAGTAGCTGCGTCTACAATTAAAACAATCAATAAAAATGGATTGGCTGCTGTTTTGAAAAAAGCAAAAGTTGAAGGATTTATTAAATAATTCTATCCCAATAAAAATAAAGTAAGATGGCAAAGAAAGGTAATAGAATACAAGTTATTTTAGAGTGTACTGAGCACAAAGGAACTGGTTTACCGGGAACTTCTCGTTACATCACAAACAAAAACAAAAAAAATACTCCGGACAGATTAGAGATTAAAAAGTTTAATCCAATCTTAAAGAGAATGACTGTTCACAAAGAGATTAAATAATTAGAGGTTTTAAATATTTAAAATTTCATAATAAACAATATAAGTCATGGCAAAGAAAACCGTTGCAACGTTACAAACATCTTCAAAAAGATTAACCAAAGCTATCAAAATGGTTAAATCTCCTAAAACAGGTGCATATACTTTCCAAGAAAGCATTATGACTCCGGAAGAAGTTGATAGTTTCCTTAACAAGAAATAATCCAACAAACTCAATATATCAAAGCTACTTTCATTCGGAAGTAGCTTTTTTATTTTTATATTTGCTTCGCCTATTCGTCTCATTTTAAAAATGAGACTCGGGTATCGAACAAATCCGAATTTTCAATACGTTTCCAATGAGTTTTTTCAAAAGAATATTTTCCTCCGAAAAAAAAGAGACTTTAGATAAAGGTCTCGAACAGACCAAAACATCATTTTTTTCTAAATTAACCAAAGCTGTTGCCGGAAAATCCAAGGTTGATGATGAGGTTTTAGATAATTTAGAAGAAGTATTGGTGTCTTCTGATGTTGGTGTGAACACTACATTAAAAATCATCGAAAGAATTGAAGCGCGTGTCGCCCAAGACAAATACATGGGAACCGACGAGCTCAACAAAATCCTGCGTGAAGAAATTGCCGCACTTTTATCTGAAACCAAATCAGGTGAAGAAACTGAGTTTACCATTCCGGCCAATAAAAAACCTTATGTATTAATGGTAGTTGGTGTAAACGGTGTTGGAAAAACGACTACGATTGGAAAATTAGCCCACCAATTCAACAAAGCCGGTTACAAAGTAGTTTTAGGTGCAGCCGATACTTTCCGTGCCGCCGCGATTGACCAATTGCAAATTTGGGCCGATAGAGTAGGCGTTCCATTAGTAAAGC includes:
- a CDS encoding ABC-F family ATP-binding cassette domain-containing protein, which gives rise to MNYLSVENISKSFGERTLFANLSFGINKDQKIAFIAKNGSGKTQIMKMINGDDEPDTGQIIIRKGIKMAFLSQNNNLQDELTIEESIFASDNEILHVIEQYEKALENPEDEEKYQLAFDEMDRHNAWDFETQFKQILSKLKLDDLKLKVKSLSGGQKKRLSLAIILINRPDLLILDEPTNHLDLEMIEWLESYFAKENITLFMVTHDRFFLERVCNEIIELDNGKLYQYKGNYSYYLQKKEERIAMENSSIDKAQNLFVKELAWMRRQPKARTTKSKSRQDDFYVIKEKAESRRKENVVELEINMERMGSKIIELYKLNKKFKEKTILDNFTYDFQRGERIGIIGKNGTGKSTFLNILTKTMLPDSGKVIIGDTIKIGYYTQSGINPKPGQKVIDIIKEYGEYIPLTKGKIISASQLLERFLFDAKKQYDFVEKLSGGELKRLYLCTVLIQNPNFLILDEPTNDLDIVTLNVLESFLLDYPGCLLVVSHDRYFMDKIVDHLFIFRGEGQIEDFPGNYSDFRAYEDSAEPKNLSSVSTEKTNWKQNNPTTSGLNFNEQKEFSKIEREIKDLEYEKKQIENQFAEGKVADADITKKANELEVIIKKLEAKEERWFELSSKME
- a CDS encoding glycosyltransferase family 2 protein, whose product is MQLSVIILNYNVRYFLEQCVLSVQKAIQNLDAEIIVIDNHSSDDSCAMMKQRFPHIKLIENKENSGFPKGNNIAVREAKGDYLCILNPDTVVAEDTFEKILNTQYWQLNTGIIGCKLIDGTGNFLAESKRGIPTPWVAFTKIFGLYKMFPKSTLFNKYYAQHLAENQTGKVDILVGAFMIMKRELYNQLEGFDENCFMYADDIDLSYRALLLQKQNYYFHETTVIHYKGESTVKDATYMKHFREFMNFFYQKHFKRSVFFNLMARFGAFYFSIVKVFKGKSKPKVKPAQYILVSDNEALKEKLVLKLQKSVERIPLENGKIVISQTISKAKNTEVILDTNYLGFKKAIVFLEENKIKSLTFKLLPVESSFIIGSNSSDDRGEVIII
- a CDS encoding dihydrolipoamide acetyltransferase family protein → MAKFELKLPKMGESVAEATITNWLKNVGEKIDADEAVLEIATDKVDSEVPSEVSGILTEILFQVNDVVKVGQTIAVIETEGGSVAVTPVAQEMVSPVAEVSKTVEVAVANAAPADFKSSDKFFSPLVKNIATAEGISVAELENIAGSGKDGRVTKEDILKYIGNRQKPLATSQIVQPTINNQQPTTQAVPVSVNGGDEIVEMDRMRKLISGYMVASVQTSAHVQSFIEVDVTNIVKWRDRVKNAFEKREGEKLTFTPIFMEAVAKALKDFPGMNISVDGDFIIKRKNINLGMAAALPNGNLIVPVIKNADQLNLVGMAKAVNDLGNRAKAGKLKPDDTQGGTYTVTNVGTFGSVFGTPIINQPQVGILALGAIRKVPAVIETPEGDFIGIRQKMFLSHSYDHRVVDGALGGSFVKRVAEYLEAFDANREY
- a CDS encoding 3'-5' exonuclease, which encodes MELKLNRPICFFDLETTGIDVARDRIVEISIFKVFPNGNKESKTWLVNPTIPIPPQSTAIHGISNEKVANEPTFKELANQVHNMIKDSDLAGFNSDRFDIPLLAEELLRAEVDFDMKNRVSVDVQTIFHKKEERTLSAAYKFYCNGSLENAHSAEADTMATYEILKAQLDRYEDLENDMKTLSEYTTRKKSVDFAGFIALNTEGQEIFTFGKHKGALVDEVLDKEPGYFGWIQNAEFPLYTKKVLTGIKLRKLNTK
- a CDS encoding fumarylacetoacetate hydrolase family protein, giving the protein MKIICIGRNYANHIEELNNERPDEPVIFLKPDTAVIPNKSPFVIPEFSNEIHHEVEVLVKINKVGKYIEAKFAHKYYDEIGLGIDFTARDVQNKLKEKGLPWEKAKGFDGSAMIGAFLPINNFNSVENITFELTNNGKTVQKGNTSHMLWKIDEIISHISQYFTLKKGDIIFTGTPEGVSKVAPNDVLEGFIENKKLLRLHIK
- a CDS encoding Hpt domain-containing protein; its protein translation is MAINYNLAKVYALSDNDPEFVMQIIDLFVTEVPEDMKYIETGIKEKDHKQAYAYAHKIKPTLDLLGMSVAFEEILQVEAWTKREGKRKEINDTFASIQSQVDKAIKEIKKDFEL
- a CDS encoding CinA family nicotinamide mononucleotide deamidase-related protein, whose protein sequence is MIASIVTIGDEILIGQIVDTNSGYIAKALDKIGVQTHEMLSISDDKQHILDTFTALQDKVDLIIITGGLGPTKDDITKLTFCEYFEDTFVRNQEVEDHIVALFAKLNFNPTQVNKDQALLPSKAQVLKNNYGTAAGMWMKKGKTVFVSMPGVPYEMKGIVNEELIPKIVAEFKRPYIVHKTILTYGQGESLVAERIENWENNLPEFIKLAYLPNPGRVRLRLTARGENKAILEKAVQENVNALTKIIGDIIVGFDDDETIEVIIGRMLAAQGKTIATAESCTGGKIAQMLSSVAGASHYFRGSVVSYSKETKINVLGVEVELINQHDVVSAEVAKAMALNIQKMMKTDYALATTGNAGPTSEAGKAEVGVVFIALATPNEVLVAEFNFGQPREKVIDRTANKALEILQKEILKNLP
- the rpmB gene encoding 50S ribosomal protein L28, whose protein sequence is MSRVCDLTGKRAMVGNNVSHAMNKTKRKFSVNLVKKRFYLAEEDRWITLRVAASTIKTINKNGLAAVLKKAKVEGFIK
- the rpmG gene encoding 50S ribosomal protein L33; the protein is MAKKGNRIQVILECTEHKGTGLPGTSRYITNKNKKNTPDRLEIKKFNPILKRMTVHKEIK
- a CDS encoding DUF4295 domain-containing protein, whose amino-acid sequence is MAKKTVATLQTSSKRLTKAIKMVKSPKTGAYTFQESIMTPEEVDSFLNKK
- the ftsY gene encoding signal recognition particle-docking protein FtsY, which encodes MSFFKRIFSSEKKETLDKGLEQTKTSFFSKLTKAVAGKSKVDDEVLDNLEEVLVSSDVGVNTTLKIIERIEARVAQDKYMGTDELNKILREEIAALLSETKSGEETEFTIPANKKPYVLMVVGVNGVGKTTTIGKLAHQFNKAGYKVVLGAADTFRAAAIDQLQIWADRVGVPLVKQQMGSDPASVAFDTLQSAVTQNADIVIIDTAGRLHNKVNLMAELTKVKRVMQKVVEDAPHDVLLVLDGSTGQNAFEQAKQFTAATEVSCLAVTKLDGTAKGGVVIGISDQFQIPVKYIGVGEGIEDLQVFNKFEFVDSFFK